One genomic window of Coffea eugenioides isolate CCC68of chromosome 1, Ceug_1.0, whole genome shotgun sequence includes the following:
- the LOC113749222 gene encoding double-stranded RNA-binding protein 2 gives MYKNQLQELAQRSCFNLPSYTCIREGPDHAPRFKASVNFNGETFESPHYHSTLRQAEHAAAEVALNSLATRAPSHSLAARIIDETGVYKNLLQEISQRVGSPLPQYTTFRSGLGHLPVFTGIVELAGIMFTGEPAKNKKQAEKNAALAAWSSLKQLAQEDSSSSSEPENNDEQEQIRIARALLNYRLKEKIHMSNSSRTSVPFQKKSFIPPPRPSSPQRPPTAASKILPLFCQNSVSQNKQAVANDSPVPLSQSLSSEARSVHCHKLPTMERATYVPITQYRTPYKGIAPPVTIRTAVPVYSAPPLPAPSASHPRAMQPRPVRMAPPVRIRQAIPVFAAPSATPKRELPSSIAYSLLEKSPPYAEESGSEPSIDINESTVLKCLEHLEI, from the exons ATGTATAAGAACCAGCTGCAAGAGCTGGCGCAGAGAAGCTGCTTTAACTTGCCTTCCTACACTTGCATTAGGGAAGGTCCAGACCACGCTCCCAGGTTCAAGGCTTCCGTTAACTTTAACGGCGAGACGTTCGAAAGTCCCCATTACCACTCTACTCTCCGTCAAGCCGAGCACGCCGCTGCTGAGGTCGCCCTCAATTCTCTCGCCACTCGTGCTCCTTCTCATTCCCTCGCTGCTAGAATCATT GATGAGACGGGTGTCTACAAAAACCTCCTACAGGAGATTTCACAAAGAGTTGGATCGCCTTTACCCCAGTATACAACTTTCAGGTCAGGTCTGGGGCACCTACCAGTCTTTACAGGAATAGTGGAACTGGCTGGAATAATGTTTACGGGAGAACCTGCTAAGAACAAAAAACAAGCTGAGAAGAATGCTGCCCTGGCAGCTTGGTCATCACTGAAGCAAC TGGCACAAGAAGATTCTAGTTCATCATCAGAGCCAGAGAATAATGATGAACAGGAGCAAATCAGAATAGCTAGAGCCCTACTTAACTACAGGTTGAAGGAGAAGATTCATATGTCTAACAGTAGCAGAACCTCTGTTCCCTTTCAGAAGAAATCTTTTATTCCACCCCCTCGGCCATCAAGTCCGCAGCGTCCTCCCACGGCCGCATCTAAAATCCTCCCCTTGTTTTGCCAAAATAGTGTTTCTCAGAATAAACAAGCAGTAGCAAATGACAGCCCTGTTCCATTATCACAGTCTCTTTCATCAGAGGCGCGTTCAGTTCACTGCCACAAGCTTCCTACCATGGAGAGGGCAACTTATGTTCCTATTACACAGTACAGGACACCTTACAAAGGGATTGCTCCTCCTGTTACAATCAGAACAGCAGTACCAGTTTACTCTGCACCACCCCTTCCAGCACCATCTGCAAGTCACCCTCGAGCAATGCAGCCTCGACCTGTGCGAATGGCTCCCCCAGTTCGTATCAGGCAAGCTATTCCTGTATTTGCTGCTCCATCAGCAACTCCAAAGAGAGAATTACCAAGTAGTATAGCTTATAGCTTGTTAGAAAAATCACCACCTTATGCTGAAGAATCAGGAAGTGAGCCAAGCATTGACATAAATGAATCTACAGTTTTGAAGTGCTTGGAACATCTGGAAATTTGA